The window TGCACGTGCTTTTACTTGAGAAATCTGAGACTATTCCAGAGAGTAAAGCTCTGTTAATTTCCATAAAAGAAGCAAGGTCACTTGCCAGTAAAAACGAAGACATTCAAAAGCAACTAGATAAAATGGAATCCACGCTAACGAATATAAATTCTAAGGATAAAGAAGCATTTTTTGAATCTCTATCAAGTTTCTCGGAAATATTAACCGACATTTTAAAGGCAAATCAGATTCGAACCGAATACAATAAATTCTATTGTCCTATGGTTGCAAAGTATTGGATCGCCAAAGGGGAAGTAGTGGAAAATCCTTATGCCCCTGAAATGCGAGAATGCGGAGAATTAGTAAAATAAATTAAAGTGTCAACCTCAAATTCTGAACTACAAAACTGCTTTCTAGATACGAATGTATACCAGGTATGTCCTGGTAATTGTCGTTCTGTATTGTCTATCAATTCTGCATGGATGGGTAATTTTAAAAAGTTTTGCATTGCAGGCAATAAACTCAATGGCTTCATGCGGGGTGAAAATACATTTACAGTTGCAGTCAGTGCGTTTCTTCAGGCACAAGCAAAGGTAATTGATGAATTTGCGAACGAAGGTCCCGAAAAATTAGATTTAATTCGCTATTTCTTTGGAATCTGTGAGCCAGAAGAAGTGCAAGATTTAGTCGAGAAGATGAGCAATGAAACTCTCTACCAAATTTTAGAAATTGACTACGATAATTATCTCAAAGTGCGAAAGATGCTCGCAAAAAAGCCAGATGTAAATAACTACTTTGCACTGAAGAGTAGCAGATACTGGAAATTAGTCTCTAATCAAAGAATTTGTAATATGATTGTCTATCTAGTTCGTGAAAAACAACAACATAAACTAGCTTCTCAATTCTTACTTATTCTTCCTCCCGAAGTCATGTCCGACTTTGATAAATACACTGACTTAAGTGAAGATGATGAAAAAAATCTTTATTTAGCCCTGGAGGATAATATCTATAACCTCCCACTCATCTCACCTAAGATTTATGAGCATATGATGAATTTGTTTAAGGATGATATGGAGATATTTTTCATCTTGGATACTATGGGAGAGCTTGTAAAACGACGTGGACAAATAGATGACATCACAGGCTCTTTCATCAAGCACTTTAAAAAGAGCGGACAGAGACTTACAATTCAATGGATTTATTCCGAATTGTATGGTTTAGAATATGAACTTGTTGTTGAAGTTTTAGATCAACTCCGCGAGAAAGAATACATAAGCTCTTCCGAAAAAACAACTCTTCAATCTCTTCTTAAAACCGGCAGTCTAGATTACCTAAAAGAAATGAAAATGGAAATTTTAAACACATAATTAATATGAGTTCGACGGTCACCTCGAACAGCTTCACCGTGAGAGGTCTGTCTTGCTTCCCCCCGATGCGATTTTGCTCCAGCGCCTTCGCATACTATCGTATTATTGTCGGATAGATTTCTCCATCCACCCATTTGCTTAGTCGCAAATCCTGCCGCCAAGCGATGTTCGAAATGACAGATAAGTCTTACATCGGACTCATCTCCCTTATTTCTCAATTGTAAATTCTATGTCGCTGCCCTCGACTTTGCCTTGAAGAGAAGCCTGTTTGCATTCGCCTACCCAGAATTCTTTTGAGTCTGTTTTCTCAATGCGAAAGCCATTTGTGGTTAGCTTAACTGGATATGCTTTTCTCTGGTTGGCATCTCGACTGAATTGTTTTACTTTTATTTCTCGATTGTTGATTCCAAAACGAAAGGTTCCATTATTATGAAAGTCGCCAGCTTTTTTTGCCATCCAGATATAATTTTTTCCATAGGTTAATGCACATTTGCTTCCATCATTGGATTTGATTTCTAATTCGGTTGCATCTGGCTCTGGAGGTGCGGGCGGCTTAATGGGAGTAGGCTCTGGTTCTGAGCTAGATTTTTCAAATGGTTTTAGTAATGGGAGTAACCCCTTTGCATCTCTTGCGCCTGACCATTTTCCGAGAGACTTACCGGTATTATCCAGAACAAAGAACATAGGAATTCCAAAGCTTCCGCTTCCTGTTGGAACTCTTCCGTATTCGTTATCACTTACTTTCCATGGAATGAATTTTTCTCTTAAGACAGCTTGCACTTCTGGTTTTGCAAATGCTTCCTTGTCCATGTAACGACAGGCGCCACACCAACTAGGCTCTGTGATGATTGCATAGATATTTAAGTTAGATGATTTTGCCTTTGCTGTGGCAGCTTGAAAATTTGCTTCCCAGTTGATTGGATCTGTGGTTCTAAATCCAATTTTCTTTTTGCCCTCTCTAATCTCAATCAGAATTTCTTTGGTAAATGTCTTAGGTGGATAACAAATGCCATTTTCTTTTTCTTCGCAGATTTGGGTTCGAATGCTCAAAGGAACTTTTGTAGTAGAGCCTTCTTTTTTAGTTCCTAGTTCAAATATTTTAAAGGCAAACACACCGTTATCCTTTAAAACCATTTCATCTAATTTCTTAACACCTAGTGGTCTTTTCGTTTCTATTAACTGAAATCCTAAATCAGGAGCAAAACTAAACGTAGTAATAATTCCAATCGCATCTGCATTGGCATGACTCAAATACAGGTAATGCTTCGGCGGCAAATTAGCCTTTACCTCAAAGTCAATCTCTCCCCCTGTCCTAAGAACGATTGGATTTTTAAAACTGAATTCCATTTTGGAATAGGGGTTTTCTTCTGAAAATAAATTAGGTGCAAAGAGTAAAGCTAGAAGTAGAAATAGTTTATGTATCATATTGCCTCGCAAGCGTTTCAGTCATTTGATTCTAAGTTTTCAGTTTTAGTCAATTCATTAATCAGCGTAGCGGCTATTTGAATCACTTTGACGTTAGGGAACCGTATTACATAAGAGCGACCTAAAAGGGACATAGAAGCCACATAGAAGCCGAATTCGGCTTCTATGTCTCTCTTAGATTAGAGTAAGATTGGTTTTAGATAGAAAGGCAATTTAAGAGAGATGCATGAACTGCTTCATCAATTAAATTTCCCTTTACAAGAAGTCCATTCAGCTTTAAATTATCAGAGTGGAAATCGGACAAAAGCCTGATAAACTCAGTCATATCAAACAATCCTTAGAGCTTGGAAGCATCATTGCTTTTTCTGACGATTATATTTCTTCCAATGAGATATTAACAAAATATAGTTTGTTCAGTGAAAAAAGTTTAAGCAAAGATGAATCAACAATCAAGCGAGCTATTAAAACGATTCATTCTTTTTTGAACTTAAAGATATTTGAATCAAAACCATCTTTCGGCTACAGACTGAAAAAAGAATTTAGGGATAATCGTGATTGGATTCTGCCTATTTTTACGCAATACCTTTTCATTTCAGAGTTAGAGTCCTTGAATTATTTCATGGAGCCGGTTTCCTTTCATTTAGATAGCAAATCACTTTATTATTTATACTTGTTCCAATGCGCAAAGAATAATAGAAAGACGATTCATTTTGAATACGTAAAATATTTAGAGAACGAACCAAAAATAAAATCCTTACAGGTTTATGCAATTATACAAAGAGGAAGAAAGCTCTTTGTTATGGGACTTGATACACAAAATGGAGATGTGAGGCATTATATTTTCACGCAGATAACGAAAGTTATAAAAATTGATCTAGAGAGTAATTATGATTTGCCTGACTCTGAATTTATTTCCAATTTTTATTCCGATAGCATCGAAGCGTATGAAGGTGTTCCTTCTCAAAAAGTGGTATTGAAATTAAGCAAGAACTCAGAAACATTTCTAACAAAGGAATACTTCCATAAATCACAAAAATTCTATCGAGACAAGAACGACTGTCTACTTTTGGAAATGTATATAAATAATGCCGAAGAACTATTCTCTCTTGTCTCCCGATTCATGGTGGATATTGAAATCATCGAACCTATTGCTTGGCGAGAAAAATATATAGATAACATAAAAAACGCATTGCTTTTACATCAAAAAATTGGATAAGGGCAGTAACTGCTCTTAACAGAAGTAAAAAGTGTGGTATAATTGGGGAAAGTGAGGAAGATAGAATGGAAAATGATCAAGTAATTATAGAGTCACCGAAATTAAAATGGGAAAAAGACGGCAGAGAAAATATTCCAACGAAAGGGAAACGAAGAGAACTGAAACCGTATCCTTATCAGGGGGAAACATGGAAAAAAATGGACTTTCACTTCTTACAACAAAATAGACAGACAGGAATCATCTGGGTTCCAACTGGTGGCGGAAAAACAGTAATCGCCGTAAAGTGGTTATATGAGAATGTGCTGGCAAAAGGAATGAGAGTTTTATGGATTACACACAGATTGCATTTATTAAAACAAGCAGCGGAAACATTCAATAGTATTTTTGATAATAAGTTTTTACCAGAAGAAAAAAAGGAAGAAGGAATTCATATAGCCCTAGTTGCAGGAACGGCACCTGGGACAAGATGGAAATCTATTGCCGAGCGTGATTCTGTGGTATTTAGCACAATACAAACTGCTTATAGCGATGAAAATATCCCTTCCGTAGAATTGATGCTACAACAATCTCCAAAAGGTTTATATGTAGTCGTAGATGAATGCCACCATGCACAAGCTCCGAGTTATCTAAAAGTATTGCATGTTCTAAAACAGGGGGGAGCAAAAATCATAGGTCTGTCTGCTACTCCTTACTCTATGGATGATAAAAAGACAAATCTACTTTGGAATTTTTTTGATTCACCGGATAAAAATCCTGTATCTAGAGTATATAAGCAATTTCTAATAGAAAATCATTTTTTAGCACACCCAAAAGTAGAAACAATACCAACTAAAATTGAACAAAGAGAAATTACTGGAGATGACCAAAATATTACAAAGAATAAAACAAAAGATTCCGAGTTAAAGCAATATGTTTTAAAGAGATTAGGAAATAATCCTGCTAGAAATAAACTAATTGCTCAAAGATATAAAGATAACCAAGAAGAATATGGAAAAACGATTATCTTCACGCCAGAAACATTAGCAAATAAGAAACTGGTGGAAGAGCTTAAAAAATTAGACGTAGAAGCTGACTATGTAGATACCTATCGTTCTAGTGAAGACAATCAAAAAGTGATGGAAAGATTTAGAACCGATCCAACTCTCAAAGTTTTAGTTAATACAGAAATTTGTTTAGAAGGATATGATGCACCCAAAACAAAAACCGTGATGATAGCCAGACCGACTTTATCTCAGACATTAGTCCAACAAATGGTAGGTCGTGCCATGAGAGGAGAACTGGCTGGCGGAAATAAAGAATGCAATCTTGTTACATTTGTAGATACATGGAAGGATTTTACTCCTCTTGATCCACAATTGGTTGTAAATGAAGAAGATAATGAAGATAGTAAATCTGTAGATGAAATCGTAAAGACAAAGAATGTAGCTGGTGAATTAATCCCTCAATCAATTATTGATGAATGTTACCTGTTATTGCAATCTATTCAGTTAGGAAGTATCCTCGGAACATTTGCAGCAATTCCCTATGGCTGGTATGAATGGGATACACCTGAAAATACAGAAAGAGAGCCTGAAAATTCTGGCACTAGAATGGGAGAAAGATTTTCTGAGAAAAGGCAGATACCTATCTTTGATGTACAAAGTGAAGGATACGACCAGTTAGTAACAGATATTAGAGAAAATAAATTACAAATTCCAAAAGATTTATCTGACGCTTTTGTAGAAAACGTCAGACATACTTACTTTGAAGTATGCCCAGATCCTGTTCCTCAATTATTAGATTTAAAAGACCTACTTACCGCATGGAGAGATGCTGGTGGAGTCGATGGAGTCACAAGAATTACTTTTAAAGAAAGGGAAAAATTTAATACCAAAAATATAGCACTTGAAATTTTGAAGAATGATTTACGCGAATCAGAAAAACAAAAATTAATTGATGATCATTGGTCTGATCCTATTTGCCAAAGATGCTATAAGCTCCGTCTTAAATTTGTAGAAGATATTGATTACCATAAAAATAATTTGGACGAGAAAAATAAAAAAGACAATGACTCAACAAGTCTAAGAGACAAAAAGCAAATTCCTAAAAAGACACTTGAAAAATGGAAAGAAGGAGAAGTAGGATACGAGTTAAGAAAAATATTGAATGATGTGGGTTCAAATAATAAACTATTTCCTTCTGGAATTCCATCTGTAAAAGATGTTTCTTATAACGATAAATTA is drawn from Leptospiraceae bacterium and contains these coding sequences:
- a CDS encoding DUF3347 domain-containing protein, which produces MKYVLILFFFLFSCKGKIDNELKDSILKILAENQKVHVLLLEKSETIPESKALLISIKEARSLASKNEDIQKQLDKMESTLTNINSKDKEAFFESLSSFSEILTDILKANQIRTEYNKFYCPMVAKYWIAKGEVVENPYAPEMRECGELVK
- a CDS encoding thioredoxin family protein, giving the protein MIHKLFLLLALLFAPNLFSEENPYSKMEFSFKNPIVLRTGGEIDFEVKANLPPKHYLYLSHANADAIGIITTFSFAPDLGFQLIETKRPLGVKKLDEMVLKDNGVFAFKIFELGTKKEGSTTKVPLSIRTQICEEKENGICYPPKTFTKEILIEIREGKKKIGFRTTDPINWEANFQAATAKAKSSNLNIYAIITEPSWCGACRYMDKEAFAKPEVQAVLREKFIPWKVSDNEYGRVPTGSGSFGIPMFFVLDNTGKSLGKWSGARDAKGLLPLLKPFEKSSSEPEPTPIKPPAPPEPDATELEIKSNDGSKCALTYGKNYIWMAKKAGDFHNNGTFRFGINNREIKVKQFSRDANQRKAYPVKLTTNGFRIEKTDSKEFWVGECKQASLQGKVEGSDIEFTIEK
- a CDS encoding WYL domain-containing protein encodes the protein MEIGQKPDKLSHIKQSLELGSIIAFSDDYISSNEILTKYSLFSEKSLSKDESTIKRAIKTIHSFLNLKIFESKPSFGYRLKKEFRDNRDWILPIFTQYLFISELESLNYFMEPVSFHLDSKSLYYLYLFQCAKNNRKTIHFEYVKYLENEPKIKSLQVYAIIQRGRKLFVMGLDTQNGDVRHYIFTQITKVIKIDLESNYDLPDSEFISNFYSDSIEAYEGVPSQKVVLKLSKNSETFLTKEYFHKSQKFYRDKNDCLLLEMYINNAEELFSLVSRFMVDIEIIEPIAWREKYIDNIKNALLLHQKIG
- a CDS encoding DEAD/DEAH box helicase, which codes for MENDQVIIESPKLKWEKDGRENIPTKGKRRELKPYPYQGETWKKMDFHFLQQNRQTGIIWVPTGGGKTVIAVKWLYENVLAKGMRVLWITHRLHLLKQAAETFNSIFDNKFLPEEKKEEGIHIALVAGTAPGTRWKSIAERDSVVFSTIQTAYSDENIPSVELMLQQSPKGLYVVVDECHHAQAPSYLKVLHVLKQGGAKIIGLSATPYSMDDKKTNLLWNFFDSPDKNPVSRVYKQFLIENHFLAHPKVETIPTKIEQREITGDDQNITKNKTKDSELKQYVLKRLGNNPARNKLIAQRYKDNQEEYGKTIIFTPETLANKKLVEELKKLDVEADYVDTYRSSEDNQKVMERFRTDPTLKVLVNTEICLEGYDAPKTKTVMIARPTLSQTLVQQMVGRAMRGELAGGNKECNLVTFVDTWKDFTPLDPQLVVNEEDNEDSKSVDEIVKTKNVAGELIPQSIIDECYLLLQSIQLGSILGTFAAIPYGWYEWDTPENTEREPENSGTRMGERFSEKRQIPIFDVQSEGYDQLVTDIRENKLQIPKDLSDAFVENVRHTYFEVCPDPVPQLLDLKDLLTAWRDAGGVDGVTRITFKEREKFNTKNIALEILKNDLRESEKQKLIDDHWSDPICQRCYKLRLKFVEDIDYHKNNLDEKNKKDNDSTSLRDKKQIPKKTLEKWKEGEVGYELRKILNDVGSNNKLFPSGIPSVKDVSYNDKLLSKNALAQCNMSDGNKILVLDKFNSPSVPLLILEFLMYHELIHALGYYKHDGAFKEIERKFIPSKEAQEDANKYSEWKGSLGQQKILWQAICDQFLDNFLIDYDIQSKDELSNGEY